A genomic segment from Geitlerinema sp. PCC 7407 encodes:
- a CDS encoding peptidoglycan-binding protein, whose protein sequence is MQAKLWLPLRAARWALLLLIGSLSSAGAIAQSEPPSEASEAIAPRSSSAPLPQIDRPFLKLGSQGADVSEVQALLRLLGYYTGAVDGVYSEGTAAAVANFQKAAGLTADGIVGPATWRRLLPSSSEAIAPTDTRTSAGATSFPRPAPSDRGPTTPQATPPATPQPAAPDANPTASAAAPAPPETSEGSAPAPEAAPAEVTLPILRRGDRGPAVTQLQERLKAIKLYQGEVDGIFGEGTEVAVEAAQKDAGLTADGVVGPATWQALLRRQ, encoded by the coding sequence ATGCAAGCGAAATTGTGGCTCCCTCTCCGGGCAGCGCGATGGGCTTTGCTGCTGCTCATCGGCAGTCTGAGCAGCGCAGGCGCGATCGCCCAAAGCGAACCGCCCTCCGAGGCGTCTGAGGCGATCGCGCCCCGATCCTCCTCTGCCCCCCTGCCCCAGATCGACCGTCCCTTCCTGAAGCTAGGCAGCCAGGGGGCTGATGTCTCCGAAGTGCAGGCTTTGCTGCGACTGTTGGGGTACTACACCGGCGCTGTGGACGGAGTCTACAGCGAAGGCACCGCCGCCGCCGTCGCCAACTTCCAGAAAGCTGCCGGGCTCACCGCCGATGGCATCGTCGGCCCTGCCACCTGGAGGCGTCTCTTGCCCAGCAGTTCCGAGGCGATCGCCCCCACAGATACCCGCACTTCTGCCGGCGCCACCAGCTTTCCGCGACCTGCCCCGAGCGATCGCGGCCCCACCACGCCCCAGGCAACTCCCCCAGCGACTCCCCAGCCCGCTGCCCCTGATGCCAATCCCACTGCGAGTGCCGCCGCCCCCGCGCCCCCGGAGACTTCTGAGGGCTCAGCGCCTGCTCCAGAGGCAGCCCCCGCAGAAGTCACCCTTCCCATTTTGCGGCGGGGCGATCGCGGCCCCGCCGTCACCCAACTCCAAGAGCGCCTGAAAGCCATCAAGCTATACCAAGGCGAGGTTGACGGCATCTTCGGAGAAGGAACCGAAGTCGCTGTCGAAGCAGCCCAAAAAGACGCGGGCCTAACCGCAGATGGTGTCGTCGGTCCCGCCACCTGGCAGGCGCTCCTGCGTCGCCAGTAG